A window of the Scophthalmus maximus strain ysfricsl-2021 chromosome 8, ASM2237912v1, whole genome shotgun sequence genome harbors these coding sequences:
- the alg13 gene encoding putative bifunctional UDP-N-acetylglucosamine transferase and deubiquitinase ALG13 isoform X1: MQKGLKKYFVNMDEYLSSVGLFRKMVARDASSLFRAVSEQLYYSQNYHRRIRQDCADFMRTNRCNFEPFVEGSFEKYLERLEDPKETVGQVEIKALSQLYRRCFLIYRYPGKPATVISEDDFVDKVMLCCSINGHYDIVYPRSYPASAALCQALLYELLYTQVFGVEEAELYQAMEASRVGGRSYRNSVSMCSDVDICYDTPDDRGQREEVESSGAADDRVRAVMDDTKPHSEAPPPSRLSLPYKVMKSLDGDVYRNLEFDVWQDTCKEMQKTDYMVFAGRQYFLGDKCQVRLEPKGKYYNAFIQEVGTHSSAVTVFIEELGEKHLVPLTDLKPVNPVPAWNVAAPIRKGDLDSDPRGQRHHRHRYFRKSRGSSGVKGAEMLMPPPSSYGGPAPSTLPPRFQPAGHPRLPPPPSPGAMTFDPYAPPHHHHHHHPTARAPRYGASRSSTRFLNRHLIGPQLTYYHPGRRYYHDYDNYAFRSRRSRRQLVAALNKDCQFGFPGDAAEEPADLDAAIAYYQLDDASDAIFPPLSVRKTRATLSRQGPAVPPPPNMVVPPPPPGSSYRVQRGLGPLPPAPPPVNSPICSSEDDQEDTSTVDDQADFTEDFLFSARDQSYQTSGVYAAAEPSTNQDEQEGGTADSPPRPDLSYNYTQQVVKPLAVIGSSPSSSSSSPSSPSSHVSAAAHLPPNTHTQTRSAAMTIPAASPWLANELGEPLCTVVAPPPYSYDPNGSDLPRDYRVLQYYFNLGVQWYHQSCWQQQQQVYPPSSPEASYTYQPYPPYLSQEPLHAAPQVYETGRGSHQPPSSYPESTRAGDGQTDGPAPSVESSASSISPAPQSSAPSAALLYQEQTHLLPPPMLHLPYEAPPMATYLPSTPNHPHPAHLPHHSSYHCLPQSTHWGALQTGGHTQRVYCPAPNPAHMVAYITAPPPHHTATHYIPPAI, translated from the exons ATGCAGAAAGGCCTGAAGAAGTACTTCGTCAACATGGACGAGTACCTGTCCAGTGTCGGTCTCTTCCGCAAGATGGTGGCGCGGGACGCGTCCAGTCTGTTCCGGGCCGTGTCAGAGCAG tTGTACTACTCTCAGAACTACCATCGGAGGATTCGTCAGGACTGCGCCGACTTCATGAGAACCAACAGGTGTAACTTTGAACCG TTTGTTGAAGGTTCCTTTGAGAAATACCTGGAGCGTCTTGAGGACCCGAAG GAGACCGTGGGTCAGGTGGAGATCAAGGCTCTGTCTCAGCTCTACAG gcgttGTTTCCTGATCTATCGTTACCCGGGGAAACCAGCCACAGTGATCTCAGAGGACGACTTTGTGGACAAG GTGATGCTGTGTTGCTCCATTAATGGTCATTATGACATTGTTTACCCGAGGAGTTACCCCGCCTCCGCAGCCCTCTGTCAGG ctctcTTGTACGAGCTGCTCTACACTCAGGTGTTtggggtggaggaggcggagctctATCAGGCAATGGAGGCCTCCAGGGTCGGAGGTCGGAGCTATAGAAACAGTGTGTCAATGTGTAGTGATGTTGACATCTGCTACGACACGCCTGACGACCGAGGacaaag ggaggaggtggagtcaAGTGGAGCTGCTGACGACAGAGTCAGAGCAGTGATGGACGACACAAag CCTCATTCTGAAGCTCCGCCCCCGTCCAGACTGTCTCTGCCTTACAAAGTCATGAAATCTCTGGACGGAGACGTTTACAGAAACCTAGAGTTTGACGTGTGGCAGGACACGTGcaaag agatGCAGAAGACGGACTACATGGTGTTTGCAGGGAGACAGTACTTCCTGGGAGACAAGTGTCAG GTGCGTCTGGAGCCGAAGGGGAAGTACTACAACGCCTTCATCCAGGAAGTAGGAACACACTCGTCAGCCGTCACCGTCTTCATCGAGGAGCTGGGAGAGAA acaCCTGGTTCCTCTGACTGATCTGAAACCAGTTAATCCAGTTCCTGCCTGGAACGTCGCTGCTCCAATCAGAAAAGGAGATCTGG ACTCGGACCCTCGTGGTCAGCGTCATCACCGTCATCGTTACTTCAGGAAGTCTCGGGGCAGCAGTGGGGTGAAGGGGGCGGAGATGCTGATGCCGCCGCCCTCTTCCTAcggaggccccgccccctcgacCCTGCCCCCTCGCTTCCAGCCAGCAGGTCACCCTCGcctgcccccccctccatcacctGGAGCCATGACCTTCGACCCCTACgcccccccacaccaccaccaccaccaccaccctacAGCTCGAGCTCCTCGTTACGGAGCCTCCAG AAGCTCAACCCGTTTCCTCAACCGTCACCTGATTGGTCCACAGCTGACCTACTACCACCCTGGAAGACGATATTACCACGACTACGACAACTACGCCTTTAGGTCCCG TCGTAGCCGTCGTCAGCTGGTCGCTGCTCTCAATAAAGATTGTCAGTTTGGTTTCCCGGGGGACGCGGCGGAGGAGCCGGCTGATTTGGACGCAGCCATCGCATACTACCAACTGGACGACGCCAGCGACGCCATCTTCCCACCACTGTCGGTGAGAAAAACCAGAGCCACGTTATCACGTCAG GGCCCGGCTGTGCCCCCGCCCCCAAACATGGTGGTCCCGCCCCCTCCGCCTGGCTCCTCCTATAGAGTCCAGAGAGGCTTGGGGCCCCTCCCCCCTGCACCTCCACCTGTAAACTCCCCCATCTGCTCATCAGAGGACGACCAGGAGGACACGAGCACCGTGGACGACCAGG ctgactTCACTGAGGACTTCCTCTTCAGCGCTCGGG ATCAGAGTTACCAGACGTCAGGTGTCTACGCTGCTGCGGAGCCCTCCACCAATCAG GACgagcaggaaggaggaacaGCTGACTCTCCACCGAGACCAGACCTGAGCTACAACTACACacagcag gtcgTGAAGCCATTGGCTGTCATCGgttcttcaccctcctcctcctcctcctcaccctcctctccgtcATCACATGTATCTGCAGCTGCTCACCTGCCTCCAAACACTCACACGCAGACACGCtcag CTGCAATGACGATCCCAGCTGCTTCTCCCTGGTTGGCTAATGAGCTGGGCGAGCCTCTCTGCACAGtggtggctccgcccccttaCTCCTACGACCCCAACGGCAGCGATTTACCCCGAG actACAGAGTGCTCCAGTATTACTTCAACCTGGGCGTCCAG TGGTACCATCAGAGCtgttggcagcagcagcagcaggtttacCCCCCCAGCTCTCCTGAAGCGTCCTACACCTACCAGCCCTACCCCCCCTACCTGAGCCAGGAGCCCCTGCACG CCGCCCCCCAGGTCTATGAGACGGGCCGAGGCTCCCatcagcccccctcctcctacccAGAATCCACCAGGGCAGGagatggacagacggacg GCCCCGCCCCATCCGTGGAAAGCTCCGCCTCCTCTATTAGCCCCGCTCCTCagagctccgccccctccgcAGCTCTCCTGTACCAGGAGCAGAcgcatctcctccctcccccgaTGCTGCACCTTCCGTACGAAGCTCCGCCCATGGCCACCTACCTGCCCTCCACCCCCAATCACCCTCACCCCGCCCACCTCCCCCATCACTCCTCCTACCACTGCCTCCCCCAGTCCACCCACTGGGGGGCGCTCCAGACAGGGGGCCACACCCAACGGGTTTACTGCCCTGCCCCTAACCCCGCCCACATGGTTGCCTACATTacagccccgcccccccaccacacGGCAACACATTACATCCCCCCCGCCATCTAA
- the alg13 gene encoding putative bifunctional UDP-N-acetylglucosamine transferase and deubiquitinase ALG13 isoform X5: protein MQKGLKKYFVNMDEYLSSVGLFRKMVARDASSLFRAVSEQLYYSQNYHRRIRQDCADFMRTNRCNFEPFVEGSFEKYLERLEDPKETVGQVEIKALSQLYRRCFLIYRYPGKPATVISEDDFVDKVMLCCSINGHYDIVYPRSYPASAALCQALLYELLYTQVFGVEEAELYQAMEASRVGGRSYRNSVSMCSDVDICYDTPDDRGQREEVESSGAADDRVRAVMDDTKPHSEAPPPSRLSLPYKVMKSLDGDVYRNLEFDVWQDTCKEMQKTDYMVFAGRQYFLGDKCQVRLEPKGKYYNAFIQEVGTHSSAVTVFIEELGEKHLVPLTDLKPVNPVPAWNVAAPIRKGDLDSDPRGQRHHRHRYFRKSRGSSGVKGAEMLMPPPSSYGGPAPSTLPPRFQPAGHPRLPPPPSPGAMTFDPYAPPHHHHHHHPTARAPRYGASRSSTRFLNRHLIGPQLTYYHPGRRYYHDYDNYAFRSRRSRRQLVAALNKDCQFGFPGDAAEEPADLDAAIAYYQLDDASDAIFPPLSGPAVPPPPNMVVPPPPPGSSYRVQRGLGPLPPAPPPVNSPICSSEDDQEDTSTVDDQADFTEDFLFSARDQSYQTSGVYAAAEPSTNQDEQEGGTADSPPRPDLSYNYTQQVVKPLAVIGSSPSSSSSSPSSPSSHVSAAAHLPPNTHTQTRSAAMTIPAASPWLANELGEPLCTVVAPPPYSYDPNGSDLPRDYRVLQYYFNLGVQWYHQSCWQQQQQVYPPSSPEASYTYQPYPPYLSQEPLHAAPQVYETGRGSHQPPSSYPESTRAGDGQTDGPAPSVESSASSISPAPQSSAPSAALLYQEQTHLLPPPMLHLPYEAPPMATYLPSTPNHPHPAHLPHHSSYHCLPQSTHWGALQTGGHTQRVYCPAPNPAHMVAYITAPPPHHTATHYIPPAI, encoded by the exons ATGCAGAAAGGCCTGAAGAAGTACTTCGTCAACATGGACGAGTACCTGTCCAGTGTCGGTCTCTTCCGCAAGATGGTGGCGCGGGACGCGTCCAGTCTGTTCCGGGCCGTGTCAGAGCAG tTGTACTACTCTCAGAACTACCATCGGAGGATTCGTCAGGACTGCGCCGACTTCATGAGAACCAACAGGTGTAACTTTGAACCG TTTGTTGAAGGTTCCTTTGAGAAATACCTGGAGCGTCTTGAGGACCCGAAG GAGACCGTGGGTCAGGTGGAGATCAAGGCTCTGTCTCAGCTCTACAG gcgttGTTTCCTGATCTATCGTTACCCGGGGAAACCAGCCACAGTGATCTCAGAGGACGACTTTGTGGACAAG GTGATGCTGTGTTGCTCCATTAATGGTCATTATGACATTGTTTACCCGAGGAGTTACCCCGCCTCCGCAGCCCTCTGTCAGG ctctcTTGTACGAGCTGCTCTACACTCAGGTGTTtggggtggaggaggcggagctctATCAGGCAATGGAGGCCTCCAGGGTCGGAGGTCGGAGCTATAGAAACAGTGTGTCAATGTGTAGTGATGTTGACATCTGCTACGACACGCCTGACGACCGAGGacaaag ggaggaggtggagtcaAGTGGAGCTGCTGACGACAGAGTCAGAGCAGTGATGGACGACACAAag CCTCATTCTGAAGCTCCGCCCCCGTCCAGACTGTCTCTGCCTTACAAAGTCATGAAATCTCTGGACGGAGACGTTTACAGAAACCTAGAGTTTGACGTGTGGCAGGACACGTGcaaag agatGCAGAAGACGGACTACATGGTGTTTGCAGGGAGACAGTACTTCCTGGGAGACAAGTGTCAG GTGCGTCTGGAGCCGAAGGGGAAGTACTACAACGCCTTCATCCAGGAAGTAGGAACACACTCGTCAGCCGTCACCGTCTTCATCGAGGAGCTGGGAGAGAA acaCCTGGTTCCTCTGACTGATCTGAAACCAGTTAATCCAGTTCCTGCCTGGAACGTCGCTGCTCCAATCAGAAAAGGAGATCTGG ACTCGGACCCTCGTGGTCAGCGTCATCACCGTCATCGTTACTTCAGGAAGTCTCGGGGCAGCAGTGGGGTGAAGGGGGCGGAGATGCTGATGCCGCCGCCCTCTTCCTAcggaggccccgccccctcgacCCTGCCCCCTCGCTTCCAGCCAGCAGGTCACCCTCGcctgcccccccctccatcacctGGAGCCATGACCTTCGACCCCTACgcccccccacaccaccaccaccaccaccaccctacAGCTCGAGCTCCTCGTTACGGAGCCTCCAG AAGCTCAACCCGTTTCCTCAACCGTCACCTGATTGGTCCACAGCTGACCTACTACCACCCTGGAAGACGATATTACCACGACTACGACAACTACGCCTTTAGGTCCCG TCGTAGCCGTCGTCAGCTGGTCGCTGCTCTCAATAAAGATTGTCAGTTTGGTTTCCCGGGGGACGCGGCGGAGGAGCCGGCTGATTTGGACGCAGCCATCGCATACTACCAACTGGACGACGCCAGCGACGCCATCTTCCCACCACTGTCG GGCCCGGCTGTGCCCCCGCCCCCAAACATGGTGGTCCCGCCCCCTCCGCCTGGCTCCTCCTATAGAGTCCAGAGAGGCTTGGGGCCCCTCCCCCCTGCACCTCCACCTGTAAACTCCCCCATCTGCTCATCAGAGGACGACCAGGAGGACACGAGCACCGTGGACGACCAGG ctgactTCACTGAGGACTTCCTCTTCAGCGCTCGGG ATCAGAGTTACCAGACGTCAGGTGTCTACGCTGCTGCGGAGCCCTCCACCAATCAG GACgagcaggaaggaggaacaGCTGACTCTCCACCGAGACCAGACCTGAGCTACAACTACACacagcag gtcgTGAAGCCATTGGCTGTCATCGgttcttcaccctcctcctcctcctcctcaccctcctctccgtcATCACATGTATCTGCAGCTGCTCACCTGCCTCCAAACACTCACACGCAGACACGCtcag CTGCAATGACGATCCCAGCTGCTTCTCCCTGGTTGGCTAATGAGCTGGGCGAGCCTCTCTGCACAGtggtggctccgcccccttaCTCCTACGACCCCAACGGCAGCGATTTACCCCGAG actACAGAGTGCTCCAGTATTACTTCAACCTGGGCGTCCAG TGGTACCATCAGAGCtgttggcagcagcagcagcaggtttacCCCCCCAGCTCTCCTGAAGCGTCCTACACCTACCAGCCCTACCCCCCCTACCTGAGCCAGGAGCCCCTGCACG CCGCCCCCCAGGTCTATGAGACGGGCCGAGGCTCCCatcagcccccctcctcctacccAGAATCCACCAGGGCAGGagatggacagacggacg GCCCCGCCCCATCCGTGGAAAGCTCCGCCTCCTCTATTAGCCCCGCTCCTCagagctccgccccctccgcAGCTCTCCTGTACCAGGAGCAGAcgcatctcctccctcccccgaTGCTGCACCTTCCGTACGAAGCTCCGCCCATGGCCACCTACCTGCCCTCCACCCCCAATCACCCTCACCCCGCCCACCTCCCCCATCACTCCTCCTACCACTGCCTCCCCCAGTCCACCCACTGGGGGGCGCTCCAGACAGGGGGCCACACCCAACGGGTTTACTGCCCTGCCCCTAACCCCGCCCACATGGTTGCCTACATTacagccccgcccccccaccacacGGCAACACATTACATCCCCCCCGCCATCTAA